A window of Pirellula sp. SH-Sr6A contains these coding sequences:
- a CDS encoding NACHT domain-containing protein, giving the protein MDEWNNFVTKWKALASSRSMDIDFVYWGAHEILLPLQSDDARYSGRAFYWFNEVALTNEKLIRCIAKQEKTLGERYTPEFHVDLPIARTLDGLVNGDQFWQEMNQTVSKWSNELAAFFRIKAPSDLIERFDETKSRLEDCSRNLTSVMLTRDRNRLYALRKESDIAYAALEDFAKTCRASEEATKRPNHYSRSFQDEVSDFIHRKHSELSSFLDSDFVKANIAKALLVVGDAGTGKSHLLCDFAKKYTQKNGPAVLLLGQHYRGGNPLEELIDQLDLNSHSYETVLGAIDAAGEAARVNAIVLVDAINEGSHRDEWSERFVGFLDEMKRFPHVSTIVSCRSRFDDRLVPKSLGETELLRVSHEGFRGYEHKAASIYLSRQGISKPTTPITAPEFSNPMFLKTCAAALKQKGETTWPKGYHGASRLFEIYLSSLEMVVSRKRHTEPNDRLGQKALEAVAKAMFPDHLFGLPWERASKIVNEIDTCVKPTESLLQTLLNEGALAEDIQNGEISEGNHKGTPIVRFAYERFSDQFVAQMLLRNIKEPEDIFKDDHPLGKAISENKILKLHGILQSLSIIVPEKFGVEFWQLLPVKMKSLPQAADNFFFASLPFRAPSSFSDQTTELFNSLRSFGGGFYNRKFDIMIQFATEPSHPWNAERLHERLRNQTMPERDSWWSIFVAKNDFQEEDGEPETPIRSVIDWATSADLTSVEEGRIYLTLIALIWFTTTTNRKTRDQATKAAVRLLAKCHWLSARLLKKFLDVDDLYLQERLYAVVYGGLCNASNDDSLKIVSALVFEIQFKGDKPTSHLLLRDYARGIVELAYSRSCMDEAVLIEKCRPPYQSEWPLENPIDSRCNNHGTKIEYSIFSDDFGTYTINVVEKWSPTPLSEPAPESQAQVLDSLVAKLSDASKDLYYKAFATTKLYEEQRWRISIKDFQQFLLDDEETQSIDDLLKLIAPLDDINQKPSEAPAMSMGIESHCPSKEDADSDWKQFTESLDDATREQFDCAQSFWRNGEILASFDRDWAKNWVCKHSFDLGWNKELFGAFEESLKWSGRDRPGIERIGKKYQMIALYKFLAHLADNVHYKDDAGYADTPKPSRYRGPWQLWQRDIDPTHWMRKTSDSEWGEWGENIWWRPIEYKFQRASDDSKRHWCQDPTNLPAFNGYVRIPDESKKYWYSLRGFSKWREKEITGDNSTLTREIWFRINAIVTSKDLLSCLQKELKEVSFISPDFVSSTSTGHQIFLREFPWHPSVTIRDNFGANDAWQIKTPHAVPYAQYEWEKGSGDESAEMNLNLYLPSPFFSKALNLDFDRKNFNRWTNTSGQTEFFDPSLEFDGPSFALFDCMAIDSMLSKNNSVLVWLIGGEKMLMNRKKNRLDARMVYNTMLWTSGDGNIHSIVRHNME; this is encoded by the coding sequence TTGGATGAATGGAACAATTTCGTAACAAAGTGGAAGGCTCTGGCATCTAGTCGCAGTATGGACATCGACTTCGTTTATTGGGGGGCTCATGAAATTCTACTTCCGCTGCAATCGGACGATGCGAGGTATTCTGGTCGGGCATTTTACTGGTTTAACGAAGTCGCCTTGACGAATGAAAAGCTAATACGATGCATCGCAAAGCAGGAAAAAACGCTTGGCGAACGTTACACGCCTGAATTCCATGTGGATCTTCCGATTGCAAGAACTCTGGATGGGCTCGTTAACGGAGATCAGTTCTGGCAAGAAATGAATCAGACTGTTTCGAAATGGAGTAACGAACTCGCTGCCTTTTTTCGCATCAAAGCGCCTAGCGATTTGATCGAGCGATTTGATGAAACGAAAAGTCGACTTGAGGACTGCAGTCGCAACCTTACTTCAGTAATGTTGACAAGAGATCGAAATCGTCTATACGCGTTGCGCAAAGAATCTGATATCGCCTACGCTGCTTTGGAGGATTTTGCAAAAACCTGCCGAGCATCTGAGGAAGCAACGAAGAGACCAAACCATTATTCGCGTTCATTTCAGGATGAGGTATCCGATTTTATTCATCGGAAACACTCGGAGCTATCAAGTTTCCTGGATAGCGACTTTGTCAAAGCGAATATTGCGAAGGCCTTATTGGTAGTTGGCGATGCAGGAACTGGAAAATCGCACTTATTGTGTGACTTTGCGAAGAAGTACACTCAGAAGAACGGTCCCGCAGTATTATTGCTTGGACAACACTATCGAGGCGGAAATCCACTCGAGGAACTTATTGACCAATTAGACTTAAATAGCCACTCCTACGAAACTGTTCTTGGTGCAATCGACGCCGCAGGGGAAGCTGCAAGAGTTAACGCAATAGTTCTAGTGGATGCCATTAACGAGGGCTCCCATCGCGACGAATGGAGCGAACGTTTTGTTGGCTTCCTTGATGAAATGAAACGTTTTCCGCACGTTAGCACGATAGTAAGTTGTCGCTCGCGATTCGATGACCGACTTGTTCCTAAAAGCCTCGGTGAGACAGAGCTTCTTCGTGTTTCGCACGAAGGTTTTCGAGGTTACGAACACAAGGCGGCTTCCATCTACTTGTCGAGACAGGGCATCTCTAAACCGACAACGCCTATCACAGCACCTGAGTTTTCGAACCCTATGTTTCTAAAAACCTGCGCTGCCGCACTAAAGCAGAAAGGGGAAACAACTTGGCCCAAGGGATACCACGGTGCATCAAGGTTGTTTGAAATCTATTTGTCGTCATTGGAAATGGTCGTATCCAGAAAGCGGCATACGGAACCCAACGATAGGCTTGGCCAAAAGGCACTTGAGGCCGTAGCTAAAGCGATGTTTCCGGATCACTTGTTTGGATTGCCTTGGGAAAGAGCAAGTAAGATAGTCAATGAAATTGACACCTGTGTCAAGCCAACAGAGTCGCTTTTGCAAACGCTTCTAAATGAAGGAGCACTCGCAGAAGACATTCAAAATGGCGAAATTAGCGAAGGGAATCACAAAGGGACACCAATTGTCCGATTTGCGTACGAACGATTCTCCGACCAATTTGTAGCTCAAATGCTGCTTCGCAATATCAAAGAACCAGAAGACATTTTCAAAGATGATCATCCTCTGGGAAAGGCCATCAGCGAAAATAAGATCCTCAAATTACACGGAATTCTTCAATCGCTTTCAATAATCGTTCCGGAGAAGTTTGGTGTCGAATTTTGGCAGTTACTTCCAGTCAAAATGAAATCCCTTCCGCAAGCAGCAGACAACTTTTTCTTTGCGTCGTTGCCATTCCGCGCCCCGAGTTCCTTTTCTGATCAAACTACCGAACTATTCAATTCGCTACGGTCGTTTGGTGGCGGGTTCTACAACCGTAAGTTCGATATAATGATCCAATTCGCAACAGAACCGTCGCATCCATGGAACGCAGAGAGACTTCATGAACGGCTCCGCAATCAGACGATGCCAGAACGAGACTCTTGGTGGTCCATTTTCGTTGCCAAGAACGATTTCCAGGAAGAGGATGGTGAGCCCGAGACTCCTATACGCTCGGTAATCGATTGGGCAACGAGTGCAGACTTAACTTCTGTCGAAGAAGGACGTATATATCTCACGCTAATTGCGCTCATTTGGTTCACCACCACAACGAATAGAAAAACTCGCGATCAAGCAACAAAGGCCGCCGTCAGGCTGCTAGCTAAGTGCCATTGGCTGAGTGCACGCCTATTGAAAAAGTTTCTCGATGTCGATGACCTTTACTTGCAAGAGAGGCTTTACGCAGTTGTCTACGGTGGGCTTTGCAATGCATCTAACGACGACTCCCTCAAGATCGTTTCGGCACTCGTTTTTGAGATACAATTTAAGGGCGACAAGCCGACCTCGCACTTATTGCTCCGTGATTACGCACGGGGGATTGTCGAGTTAGCGTACTCAAGAAGTTGCATGGACGAAGCTGTCTTGATCGAAAAGTGCCGTCCTCCGTACCAAAGTGAATGGCCGTTGGAAAACCCGATTGATAGTAGGTGCAACAACCATGGTACGAAGATTGAATACTCTATCTTCTCAGATGATTTCGGTACCTACACGATAAACGTTGTCGAAAAATGGTCACCAACACCATTGAGTGAGCCCGCACCGGAATCCCAGGCACAAGTGCTGGACTCGTTGGTTGCAAAGCTAAGTGATGCTTCGAAAGATTTGTATTACAAAGCATTTGCAACCACAAAATTGTACGAGGAACAAAGATGGCGAATCTCGATAAAGGATTTCCAGCAATTTCTTTTGGATGATGAGGAGACCCAATCGATTGATGACCTACTCAAGCTTATTGCTCCACTCGATGACATTAACCAAAAACCATCAGAGGCTCCCGCAATGTCAATGGGAATTGAGAGCCACTGCCCAAGTAAAGAGGACGCGGATAGCGACTGGAAGCAGTTCACTGAATCCTTGGACGATGCGACCAGAGAACAATTTGACTGCGCCCAAAGCTTCTGGCGTAACGGAGAAATTCTAGCTTCATTTGATCGCGATTGGGCAAAGAACTGGGTCTGCAAGCATTCCTTTGATCTTGGTTGGAACAAAGAACTCTTTGGAGCTTTTGAAGAGTCTTTGAAGTGGAGTGGCCGTGACCGGCCTGGTATCGAACGAATTGGAAAAAAGTACCAAATGATCGCGCTTTACAAATTCCTTGCTCATCTTGCAGATAATGTTCATTACAAAGACGACGCTGGCTATGCTGATACGCCAAAGCCATCTCGATATCGTGGGCCATGGCAACTTTGGCAACGCGATATTGATCCAACGCATTGGATGCGAAAGACATCAGACTCTGAATGGGGCGAGTGGGGGGAAAATATTTGGTGGCGACCAATTGAGTACAAATTCCAACGAGCTTCTGACGATTCCAAACGACATTGGTGCCAAGACCCGACTAATCTGCCCGCATTCAATGGTTACGTTCGGATTCCCGATGAATCCAAGAAGTACTGGTATTCACTTCGCGGTTTTTCGAAATGGCGAGAAAAAGAAATCACTGGCGACAATTCAACGCTCACTCGAGAAATTTGGTTTCGTATCAATGCAATAGTCACAAGCAAAGACCTACTCAGTTGTCTGCAAAAGGAGTTAAAGGAAGTCAGCTTTATTTCTCCAGATTTTGTGTCTTCGACTTCAACCGGACACCAAATCTTTCTGCGAGAGTTTCCATGGCATCCGTCTGTAACCATTCGAGATAACTTCGGTGCTAATGACGCATGGCAAATCAAGACACCGCATGCTGTCCCATATGCACAATACGAGTGGGAGAAAGGCAGCGGTGATGAGTCAGCCGAAATGAACCTTAACCTCTATCTACCTTCACCGTTTTTTAGCAAGGCGCTTAATTTGGACTTTGATCGAAAAAATTTCAATCGATGGACAAATACATCTGGGCAAACGGAATTCTTCGACCCATCGCTTGAGTTTGATGGCCCAAGCTTTGCGCTTTTTGATTGTATGGCAATAGATTCGATGCTATCTAAAAACAATTCTGTTCTTGTATGGCTAATTGGCGGGGAAAAGATGCTCATGAACCGCAAGAAAAACAGGCTGGACGCAAGGATGGTCTATAACACCATGCTCTGGACTTCCGGTGATGGCAATATCCATAGTATAGTCCGTCACAACATGGAGTGA
- a CDS encoding EamA family transporter: MESQSWIFWAMLSAFFAAATGISAKMGVVALDSSTATLFRTCVVLGLLIAIVTAKGSWESCAKIDFRSAIILTFSGLATGLSWLCYFQAMKVGEASLVASVDKLSVVMLAVIAFAFLGERLSSIQWFGILAIAGGSVLVAVGGK, encoded by the coding sequence GTGGAAAGTCAATCTTGGATCTTTTGGGCGATGCTGTCTGCGTTTTTTGCTGCTGCTACGGGAATCTCAGCGAAAATGGGAGTTGTGGCACTCGATTCAAGCACGGCCACACTGTTTCGGACATGCGTTGTGCTTGGGTTGTTGATCGCGATTGTGACCGCGAAGGGATCGTGGGAAAGTTGTGCAAAAATCGACTTTCGTTCCGCGATCATTCTGACGTTTTCGGGCCTTGCAACCGGTCTGTCGTGGCTTTGCTATTTTCAAGCAATGAAGGTGGGTGAAGCATCGCTTGTAGCCTCGGTCGACAAGCTAAGTGTTGTCATGCTGGCTGTAATTGCCTTCGCATTCCTTGGAGAACGGCTTTCCAGCATTCAGTGGTTTGGAATTCTCGCAATTGCAGGTGGAAGTGTTCTGGTCGCAGTTGGAGGCAAATAG
- a CDS encoding sigma-70 family RNA polymerase sigma factor — MTSLDDRERIVAFATKLAGRIVFHVKHRSALRHLDPEDIQQELLAYVWEHAGKYSPSKGSIEAFATNLTQTATAKLLRNANRVRSNPTMGSTLESLSKAVTGPHRKSEELSKGLSTKDRDRRRQIVSRDPLQQLELADAVEHQIQTLPEQFRCIARLLRTHNQSEIANKLGLSRKKVSELLAGVRKHFSSVDWSESGLFWDTVSPNCIASSGENNVLQIHQESEMERSA, encoded by the coding sequence TTGACTTCATTGGATGACCGTGAACGGATCGTAGCGTTCGCAACCAAATTGGCTGGCAGGATTGTCTTTCATGTAAAGCACCGCTCGGCGCTCCGGCATCTTGATCCGGAGGACATCCAGCAAGAGCTCCTTGCCTATGTCTGGGAGCATGCTGGCAAATACAGCCCGTCGAAAGGGAGCATCGAAGCCTTCGCAACGAATCTGACCCAGACGGCAACAGCCAAATTGCTTCGGAATGCGAATCGCGTTCGTAGCAACCCAACGATGGGAAGCACCCTAGAGTCTCTCTCCAAAGCGGTGACAGGTCCTCACCGAAAGAGCGAAGAGCTCTCGAAGGGGCTCTCTACCAAAGACCGAGATCGCCGGCGGCAGATCGTCTCGCGCGATCCACTTCAACAGCTGGAATTGGCTGATGCCGTTGAACATCAGATCCAAACTCTGCCCGAGCAATTCCGCTGCATCGCGAGGCTTCTCAGGACGCACAACCAATCGGAGATCGCCAACAAACTCGGATTGTCGAGAAAAAAAGTTTCCGAGCTTTTAGCTGGGGTTCGGAAGCATTTCTCGAGTGTTGATTGGAGTGAATCCGGACTTTTTTGGGACACCGTCTCACCAAATTGCATAGCTAGTTCTGGAGAGAACAACGTTTTGCAAATCCATCAAGAATCGGAAATGGAGAGATCGGCATGA
- a CDS encoding PD-(D/E)XK nuclease family protein has translation MSQATLTPDTSDKNVLTYSALNTFRNCPRKYKHRYVDNLRSRTKVESLSFGSVIHSAIEIWYRSVDDANRVWIVLDFIDRSFPERSTDENQLANWHLARAIMTGYASRYAIEDFTIVEIEKSFIGSIRNPDTGRCSQTFVMAGKADAIVQRSDGMYLVEHKTAASIDSNYLDKLWTDTQIALYCYYLRELGYPIVGVIYNVLLKSRLKQSKGETQEEFEARRAELAAKNKSGKSTAKRQLPETNEEFQGRLAAWYAKPEAFHREFIYLSEDRLAMLQDEVWEITQQYLDARRRGKWLLNTSSCFSYQRPCEYLPYCQSGFNPNVVDNLYEIRPPHEELNSIDSDAPVF, from the coding sequence ATGTCTCAAGCAACTCTAACACCTGACACGAGCGACAAGAACGTGCTGACCTACTCAGCGCTCAACACGTTTCGCAACTGTCCTCGCAAATACAAACATCGATACGTCGATAACTTGCGTTCCCGTACCAAAGTCGAATCACTTTCGTTCGGGAGCGTCATCCATAGCGCCATCGAGATTTGGTATCGCTCCGTGGACGATGCCAATCGAGTGTGGATCGTACTGGACTTCATCGATCGTAGCTTTCCTGAACGTTCGACCGATGAGAATCAGCTGGCGAACTGGCACTTGGCTCGCGCGATCATGACGGGCTACGCTTCGCGATACGCGATCGAGGACTTCACCATCGTCGAGATCGAGAAGTCTTTCATCGGGAGCATTCGCAACCCAGATACCGGCCGCTGCAGCCAAACGTTCGTAATGGCAGGCAAGGCCGACGCGATTGTCCAGCGTTCTGATGGTATGTACCTGGTCGAGCATAAGACCGCCGCGTCGATCGATTCCAACTATCTCGACAAGCTGTGGACCGACACGCAAATCGCACTGTACTGCTACTACCTGCGTGAATTGGGCTATCCGATCGTGGGCGTGATTTACAACGTCCTGCTTAAGAGCCGCCTCAAGCAAAGCAAAGGCGAAACGCAGGAAGAATTCGAGGCACGCCGCGCCGAACTCGCCGCTAAGAACAAGAGTGGCAAGTCAACGGCCAAACGCCAACTACCTGAAACCAACGAAGAGTTTCAAGGTCGCCTCGCAGCCTGGTACGCAAAGCCTGAAGCGTTTCATCGCGAGTTCATTTACCTATCCGAAGATCGTCTCGCCATGTTGCAGGACGAGGTTTGGGAGATCACGCAGCAATACCTGGACGCCCGTCGTCGTGGCAAATGGCTACTCAACACATCGAGCTGCTTCTCCTACCAGAGACCGTGTGAGTATCTGCCTTATTGCCAATCCGGCTTCAATCCAAACGTGGTGGACAACCTTTATGAGATCCGTCCACCCCATGAGGAACTCAATTCAATCGATTCTGACGCACCCGTTTTTTGA
- a CDS encoding ATP-binding protein — MSIVLPTEASKPVTELGKQTILLYGSPKLGKSSFASKAPGSLFFECEPGLNHLEVFKVPTYSWEAFLEACKLVAKGDHKFKTIVIDTVDNAFKMCSDYVCAKHNIEYEGDMGHGKGRALVKNEWHRVLTRLASLSYGLIMISHAIDKTIETRTGEYTKTTPSLPDRARNVVLGLVDIILFGDSIAKKDATGNVTIERVVRTKPHPTYEAGDRTGRLPELLPLDYEQFVKAFNSPVRGSESGSSSAAKSSTPASTLSGKAK; from the coding sequence ATGTCCATCGTATTACCCACTGAAGCTTCCAAGCCAGTAACCGAACTCGGCAAACAAACGATTCTGCTCTACGGAAGTCCCAAACTTGGGAAGAGCTCTTTCGCGAGTAAGGCTCCAGGTTCGCTCTTCTTTGAATGCGAACCTGGGCTCAATCACTTGGAGGTCTTCAAAGTACCCACCTACTCCTGGGAGGCGTTTCTTGAGGCTTGCAAGCTCGTTGCTAAGGGGGATCACAAATTCAAAACGATCGTTATCGACACTGTCGACAACGCATTCAAGATGTGCTCGGACTATGTCTGCGCCAAACACAACATTGAGTACGAAGGGGACATGGGCCACGGAAAAGGTCGGGCCTTGGTCAAGAACGAATGGCATCGCGTACTAACGCGATTGGCCAGCTTGTCCTACGGCTTGATCATGATCTCGCATGCGATCGACAAGACCATCGAGACGCGAACAGGCGAGTACACCAAGACGACGCCAAGTCTTCCTGATCGCGCTCGAAACGTTGTACTAGGTCTCGTGGACATCATTCTGTTTGGCGATTCGATCGCCAAAAAGGATGCGACTGGCAATGTGACCATCGAACGCGTTGTTCGCACCAAACCGCATCCTACCTACGAGGCAGGTGATCGCACCGGTCGCCTCCCCGAACTACTCCCTCTCGACTACGAGCAGTTCGTCAAAGCTTTCAATTCTCCCGTTCGCGGCTCGGAATCCGGCTCCAGCAGCGCAGCGAAGAGCTCCACGCCGGCAAGCACCCTTTCTGGAAAGGCTAAATAG
- a CDS encoding DUF669 domain-containing protein, giving the protein MSEYESFEPSDSSVDLSSFDNEYETAEAPSYEEVPDGKYQVKIQTAKLESSQKGDPMIKFDLVIISGSQAGRHIFKNSIITQASLPYVKGDLKTLGLELAKFSELSGRLEEILDRTVEVTKRTRGDYTNVYFNRRLNIAHASGGGVAEEDLPF; this is encoded by the coding sequence ATGAGTGAATACGAATCATTCGAACCTTCCGATTCGTCCGTCGACCTCTCGTCGTTTGATAATGAGTATGAGACAGCAGAGGCACCGAGCTATGAGGAAGTGCCCGACGGTAAATACCAAGTGAAGATCCAAACGGCAAAGCTTGAATCGAGTCAAAAGGGTGACCCGATGATCAAGTTCGATCTAGTGATCATCTCCGGATCGCAAGCCGGTCGGCACATTTTCAAGAACTCGATTATTACCCAGGCTTCGCTCCCCTACGTGAAGGGCGATCTGAAGACACTTGGGCTGGAGCTTGCCAAGTTCAGTGAATTGTCAGGCCGGCTCGAAGAGATACTCGACAGGACGGTCGAAGTCACCAAGCGTACGCGAGGCGATTACACGAACGTGTATTTCAATCGTCGATTGAATATCGCTCATGCTTCAGGTGGTGGAGTGGCGGAGGAGGATCTTCCGTTCTAG
- a CDS encoding ERCC4 domain-containing protein, translating into MDFRIVVDSREQEPYKFSCEVVNAKLDAGDYSVVGFEQRVAVERKSLRDFVGTVIHDFDRFARELAKLSAMESACIVVEADLTAVLCGEHADALRAVTPQSLLGASAYIDTRFRVPVYWCGSRSAAARFTDTYLRSFVRVISNGGDLHRE; encoded by the coding sequence ATGGATTTCCGAATCGTTGTGGACTCGCGAGAACAAGAGCCTTACAAGTTTTCGTGCGAGGTAGTGAATGCCAAGCTGGATGCGGGTGATTACTCGGTGGTTGGCTTCGAACAGCGAGTGGCCGTCGAGCGCAAAAGCCTGCGTGATTTCGTTGGTACCGTCATCCACGACTTTGATCGCTTCGCTCGTGAACTTGCCAAGCTGTCCGCGATGGAATCGGCGTGTATCGTTGTCGAAGCCGATCTAACCGCAGTGCTCTGTGGGGAACACGCGGACGCTCTTCGTGCTGTGACGCCACAGTCCTTGTTGGGGGCGTCCGCTTACATTGACACCAGATTTCGGGTGCCCGTCTACTGGTGCGGATCGCGATCTGCGGCCGCTCGATTCACGGATACCTACCTGCGATCGTTCGTTCGCGTGATCTCCAATGGGGGAGATCTGCACCGTGAGTAA
- a CDS encoding AAA family ATPase → MSNRISGTVDRVFFTSAKFSAGSLVRDDGERVRFRGPFCVSEGELITLTGQWKSDPKYGPQFDAKSVSYDLPETPEGLVQYLAKHPAFTGIGETTARKIVSYVASAEHLDRVIRHDVQELNRALRIPKRTLHSLREAWIANSAENEVRSYLAGFGLSHHQMETLLEEFGASVVGVLRANPYLIIRYIKGYGFKRVDKIARSMGVPKEHPGRIESALCYLVREEASDGHTWIAHDDLIRKAIDLLLLDSLDCRSIIEGALKRVVDQNQLIIDGDAVALTSYVEAERLIYECFELYGQDVDPIGIEPAHGAGLKRSQLAAYEAAMRHSIVVISGGAGTGKTHTLARLAKTFQDANLRIALCSPTGKAAKRIEESLRNQGLELDAKTIHRLLEYNGHEYQRKSLSPPDDDGSLDVSSSDGFDVIIIDEFSMVDVPLLAELLRRINLDRTRLILVGDHNQLPPVGPGNVIRDCIEHKLVPTFILDEVVRQAGVLKTNSMAILSQRVMPTVGSDPAWSVIDSLKEPMQIQVYLRDLVLNRIPGRLGLDPVNDVQIITPTHLGQLGTKAINQMMQYLLHGVVDRKFAVGDKVIQTSNDYGLGIMNGTIGIVSEIETADGTKYIVDFDGEGRRPIQDEQILNLQLAYAMTAHKAQGSEFPCVVVLCHKSHFFADRNWLYTAVTRASRYCIVVGDRWGLGNAVKKNSVSERRTFLDRWAKANLEYWEVLL, encoded by the coding sequence GTGAGTAATCGTATCAGTGGTACGGTCGATCGTGTTTTCTTCACCAGCGCGAAATTCTCCGCTGGCTCACTTGTTCGCGACGACGGCGAGCGCGTGCGATTTCGTGGGCCTTTCTGTGTAAGTGAAGGTGAACTGATCACGCTCACGGGACAGTGGAAAAGCGATCCAAAGTACGGTCCCCAATTCGACGCGAAGAGTGTGAGTTACGATTTGCCCGAGACGCCTGAAGGATTGGTGCAGTACCTTGCTAAACATCCTGCGTTTACTGGCATCGGAGAAACCACAGCTCGCAAAATCGTTTCGTATGTCGCCAGCGCGGAACACCTGGATCGCGTGATTCGCCACGACGTTCAGGAGTTGAACCGAGCCCTACGGATTCCCAAACGAACCCTCCATTCGCTGCGTGAAGCTTGGATCGCCAATAGTGCCGAGAACGAAGTCCGATCGTATTTGGCCGGCTTTGGGCTCTCCCATCACCAAATGGAGACGCTACTCGAGGAATTCGGCGCTTCGGTGGTTGGCGTTCTTCGTGCGAATCCCTATTTGATCATCCGCTACATCAAGGGCTATGGCTTCAAGCGGGTCGACAAGATCGCTCGCTCAATGGGTGTACCTAAAGAGCACCCGGGCAGGATCGAATCCGCGCTGTGTTACCTGGTTCGCGAAGAGGCGTCCGATGGCCATACGTGGATCGCGCACGACGATTTGATTCGCAAGGCGATCGATCTGCTGTTGCTCGATTCACTCGATTGTCGCTCGATCATTGAGGGTGCGCTCAAGAGGGTGGTTGATCAGAACCAGCTCATCATCGATGGCGATGCTGTCGCTCTTACTAGCTATGTGGAAGCCGAGCGACTGATCTACGAATGTTTTGAGCTTTACGGGCAAGATGTAGATCCCATCGGAATCGAGCCCGCGCATGGGGCTGGACTTAAGCGATCGCAATTGGCTGCCTACGAGGCCGCCATGAGACACTCGATTGTTGTGATTTCCGGTGGAGCCGGTACTGGCAAGACGCATACTCTAGCGCGACTGGCGAAGACTTTTCAGGATGCGAATCTCAGGATTGCACTCTGTTCGCCAACGGGCAAAGCTGCCAAACGGATCGAGGAATCATTGAGGAACCAAGGCCTCGAGCTAGATGCCAAGACGATCCATCGTTTGCTTGAATACAACGGACATGAGTATCAGAGAAAAAGTCTATCGCCTCCAGATGACGACGGGAGTCTAGACGTTTCCTCTTCCGACGGATTCGATGTCATCATCATCGACGAATTCTCGATGGTGGACGTACCACTGTTGGCAGAGCTACTGCGTCGAATCAATCTCGACAGGACGCGATTGATTCTCGTCGGTGATCACAATCAGCTACCCCCTGTTGGCCCAGGAAACGTAATTCGAGACTGCATCGAACACAAACTCGTACCGACCTTCATTCTGGATGAGGTCGTACGCCAAGCGGGCGTCCTGAAAACCAACAGCATGGCGATACTCTCACAGAGAGTGATGCCAACGGTTGGTAGCGATCCCGCCTGGAGCGTTATCGATTCACTCAAAGAACCGATGCAAATTCAGGTTTACCTGCGTGATCTAGTTTTGAATCGCATTCCGGGCCGGCTTGGCCTGGATCCGGTCAACGACGTGCAGATCATCACGCCGACGCATTTGGGGCAACTTGGTACCAAAGCGATCAACCAGATGATGCAATATCTGTTGCATGGCGTGGTTGATCGAAAGTTTGCCGTTGGCGACAAGGTCATCCAGACGTCCAACGATTATGGCTTGGGGATCATGAACGGCACGATTGGCATCGTGTCGGAGATTGAGACCGCCGACGGAACGAAATACATCGTTGATTTCGATGGGGAGGGACGCCGGCCAATCCAGGATGAGCAGATTCTAAATCTTCAGCTCGCTTATGCGATGACGGCTCATAAGGCTCAGGGAAGCGAGTTCCCGTGCGTGGTTGTTCTCTGCCATAAGTCGCATTTCTTCGCCGACCGTAACTGGTTGTATACGGCGGTCACTCGCGCTTCGCGGTACTGCATCGTGGTCGGCGATCGCTGGGGACTCGGCAATGCGGTGAAGAAGAACAGTGTTAGCGAGCGGCGCACTTTCCTGGATCGCTGGGCAAAAGCGAATCTTGAATATTGGGAGGTATTGCTTTGA